Part of the Acidobacteriota bacterium genome is shown below.
CGCGCGTCGAACGTCTCCAGCACGTCCCACACGGGGTCGTCGTGGTACTTGCCTGTCGCCTGCACTTCGATCGGGCCGGTGCGCTCCGTCCCGTTGGCCCATTGGCAGATGTCCACCAGGTGCGCGCCCCAGTTGGTGAGCATGCCGTCGGCGTACATCGTGCTGCGGAACCAGCCGGGGCGTCCCTTCAGATCGCGCGGGTTGTGGACGCGCTTCTGCATGTAGGGGACCTTCGGCGCGGGCCCGAGCCACATGTCGTAGTCGAGGCCGGCTGGCACGGGCGCTTCGATCGCCGGTTCCGCCGGGAACTCCTCGCGGGGCGACGACACCCGGATCGTCTTCAGCGTGCCGATGCGTCCGTTGCGCACGAGTTCGACGGCGCGATGGAAGCGTTCGAGCGAGCGGAACTCGCTGTCCACGCGGAACACGCGCTTGTGCTTTGCGACGGTGTCGACGAGCAGGCGTCCCTCGTTGATGTAGCGCGTGATGGGTTTCTCGAGCGACACGTCCTTGCCCGCGCGCAGTGCCAGCAGCGCCATCGGCACGTGCCAGTGATCGGGCGTGCCGATCATCACCGCGTCGACGTCGGTGCGGGCGAGCACGTCACGGAAGTCGCGATACGTGGCGCAGCCCGCGTACGTGCCAGACGATGACTGCTTCGCGTGGATCGATTCGACGAGCGCCCTGGCCTGCTGCACGCGCCAGTCGTCCACGTCGCACACGGCCACCACCTGCACGCCGGGCACGGCCATGAACTCCGGGATGTTGAGGCCCTGGCTCTGCCTCCCAGTCCCGATGAACGCCATCGTCACGCGATTGGACGGCGCCTGCGCGCCGAAAAGACGCGAAGGGAGAATCGTCGGCCCGACGATGCCGGCCGCCGCCAGTCCGGCAGACTGCAGGAATGCTCTGCGTTGCATGGTGCCTCAGCCTACTACACGAGCCTTGGCTGAGGGCGCGGGTCCTGTCGCCGGCCAGCCCCAGTTGTCCGGTGATGCCGTGGCCCGCAAGGACCGTGGCACTAGCCCTGACCGCCGCCTGGCCCCCGCCCGCCGCGCGGCGAGAACGGATCCCCTGGAGTCTCTCCGCGCAGAGTAGAGGAAGGTAGCCGTCGGATTTCCCGCTTCCGCCGGGCTGCGGCGCGGCAGGCTATCCGGCGGTCGGCGGTTACTGATCGTCTCCTGCAGACGAATCGGAGCAAGCCTGTCTGCGACTCGCGCACGCGACGATCTCCGAGAGGGTCGCGCCCATCTACACCGTGCGTGACCGGCAGCCTGTCTCGCGCACGCTCGCGAGAGGGCGCGGGTCGTGCCGTCAGCGCCTGGCGTGCCTGGAGACGCTCGCGCGTGCCAGAGGCGACGGCGGATTGTTCGACAGTCGAGACGATGTGTTCGAGCAACTGGGATCGTTCGAATTTTCGCTGTCCTTATCCTTTACCCACTTCCCTTTTCACTTTTCCGCAGGCTTCCATCCCTGTTCGTACTCGCGGCCCCACAGCTGCATCGCGGCATCGTCGTTCGCGATGCGGCCGGTGGTGGGGTCGCAGGTGAGGGCGCGGCCGGTCTTCCAGGCGATGTTGCCGAGGTGCGCCATCATCGTGCTCACGTGGCCGCCGTCGATGGGCGTGGCGAGCGTGGCGGTGCCGCGGATGCCGTCGCGGAAATTCGCGGTGTGCAGCGCGTCGAGGCGCACGGCGGGGCCGACGGTGCTCGTCACGGCACCCGGGTCGGTCTTCACTTCCTCGACCTGCGCGCCCTGGATGTCGTAGACCGTGTAGCCGTCGCCGTCGATGAGGAGCGAGCCGTTCTCGCCGTGGAACGTGACGCCCACCGCGCGCCCCTGCGGCTTCCACGCGTTGGCGCTCATCGATTCCCACGTGATCATCCGCCGCTCGGGATACTCGAGCGTGATCATCTGCGTGTCGGGGAACTCCCAGTCATCGGCGTAGCGATAGCGTCCGCCGGCCGACGTCACGCGCGTCGGGTGTTCGAGCTGCAGTCCCCAGCGTGCGAGGTCGAACATGTGCGTGCCGTTGTTGGCCGATTCGCCCGTGCCCCAGTGCCAGCGCCAGTGCCACTCGTAGTGCACGACGTTGTCGAGATACGGCCGGCGCGGCGCGGGGCCCTGCCAGAGGTCGTAGTCCAGCCACTCGGGGA
Proteins encoded:
- a CDS encoding Gfo/Idh/MocA family oxidoreductase, which codes for MQRRAFLQSAGLAAAGIVGPTILPSRLFGAQAPSNRVTMAFIGTGRQSQGLNIPEFMAVPGVQVVAVCDVDDWRVQQARALVESIHAKQSSSGTYAGCATYRDFRDVLARTDVDAVMIGTPDHWHVPMALLALRAGKDVSLEKPITRYINEGRLLVDTVAKHKRVFRVDSEFRSLERFHRAVELVRNGRIGTLKTIRVSSPREEFPAEPAIEAPVPAGLDYDMWLGPAPKVPYMQKRVHNPRDLKGRPGWFRSTMYADGMLTNWGAHLVDICQWANGTERTGPIEVQATGKYHDDPVWDVLETFDARFRFANGVEMFYTMDQPQIRFEGDEGWVQVNYSKSAAHPEFLEASTPSILSSTLGPDAVRFPLRSERVDFIDAVRSRGNTMEDAEVGQRTISICHLAHIGAKRQGKALRWDPVSERFPDDEEANRHLVAPAGRAPWGVA
- a CDS encoding Gfo/Idh/MocA family oxidoreductase, coding for MAHSVDRRSFLKTASATLGAGLAAPAVVSAAPAIRVQGGAPSDRVRVAIMGVNSRGGQLARAFLNTPGTAITAICDVDSRASARVAAMIAEAGGGTPKTSADVRKVLDMPDVDALVIAAPDHWHAPAAIMALNAGKHVYVEKPCSHNPLEGEWLVAAQKRTGKVVQMGNQRRSWPNVKRAIELVHGGRIGRVYTARTWYSANRPSIGTGKPGPVPEWLDYDLWQGPAPRRPYLDNVVHYEWHWRWHWGTGESANNGTHMFDLARWGLQLEHPTRVTSAGGRYRYADDWEFPDTQMITLEYPERRMITWESMSANAWKPQGRAVGVTFHGENGSLLIDGDGYTVYDIQGAQVEEVKTDPGAVTSTVGPAVRLDALHTANFRDGIRGTATLATPIDGGHVSTMMAHLGNIAWKTGRALTCDPTTGRIANDDAAMQLWGREYEQGWKPAEK